One genomic window of Glycine soja cultivar W05 chromosome 9, ASM419377v2, whole genome shotgun sequence includes the following:
- the LOC114367544 gene encoding glucan endo-1,3-beta-glucosidase, basic isoform-like codes for MVSLFARTKRFSLPTLVLLLELFTIYLRTADAQIGVCYGMMGDNLPPANEVVSLYKSNDIMRMRIYNPDQAALQALGNSGIELILGVLHQDLQGLATNASTAQQWVQSNVLNFWPSVKIKHVVVGNEINPVGSSSEFAQYVLPAIQNIYQAIRAQGLQDLIKVTTAIDMTLLGNSYPPSQSYFRTDVRSYLDPIIGYLVYANAPLLANVLPYFSYSNNPIDISLSYALFNSTNVVVWDGQYGYQNLFDAMLDAVHVAIDNTGIGYVEVVVSESGWPSDGGFAATYDNAHVYLENLILRAKRGSPRRPSKPTETYIFDMLDENLKSPEIEKHFGLFFPNKTKKYPFGFV; via the exons ATGGTTTCTCTCTTTGCCAGAACCAAGAGGTTCTCATTGCCTACACTCGTGCTTCTTCTGGAGCTATTCACGATATACCTTCGCACTGCAG ATGCTCAAATTGGGGTGTGTTATGGCATGATGGGCGACAATCTACCACCGGCAAATGAAGTTGTAAGTCTTTACAAATCCAACGACATAATGAGAATGAGAATCTATAATCCTGATCAAGCTGCTTTACAAGCACTGGGAAATTCGGGCATTGAGCTTATTCTTGGGGTGCTCCACCAAGACCTTCAAGGCCTTGCCACCAATGCTAGCACTGCTCAACAATGGGTGCAAAGTAACGTGTTGAACTTTTGGCCTAGTGTCAAAATCAAGCACGTGGTAGTTGGCAACGAAATCAATCCTGTGGGAAGCTCTTCTGAGTTTGCCCAATATGTTCTACCTGCAATCCAAAACATATACCAAGCTATAAGAGCTCAAGGCCTTCAAGATCTAATCAAGGTTACAACAGCTATTGACATGACCCTGTTAGGAAACTCCTACCCCCCATCACAAAGCTACTTCAGGACTGATGTGAGATCATACTTAGACCCCATAATTGGGTACTTGGTATATGCAAATGCACCTTTACTAGCCAATGTGTTGCCTTATTTTAGTTACTCCAATAACCCGATTGACATATCACTTTCCTATGCTCTTTTTAACTCAACAAATGTTGTGGTTTGGGATGGTCAATATGGGTACCAAAATTTGTTTGATGCTATGTTGGATGCGGTGCATGTTGCAATTGATAACACAGGGATTGGTTATGTGGAGGTTGTTGTATCCGAGAGTGGATGGCCCTCAGATGGAGGGTTTGCTGCCACTTATGACAACGCACATGTCTACCTGGAAAATTTGATTCTTCGTGCTAAAAGAGGTAGCCCAAGAAGACCTTCAAAGCCCACAGAAACTTATATATTCGATATGCTTGATGAGAATCTTAAGAGTCCTGAGATAGAGAAACATTTTGGACTCTTCTTTCCCAACAAAACAAAGAAGTATCCATTTGGATTTGTTTAG
- the LOC114366827 gene encoding glucan endo-1,3-beta-glucosidase, basic isoform isoform X2, translating into MPSLFARNQRFSLATFLLLLELLIGYLRMADAQIGVCYGMMGNNLPPANEVIDLYRSNNIRRMRLYDPNEAALQALRNSGIELILGVPNSDLQGLATNVDTARQWVQRNVLNFWPSVKIKYVAVGNEVNPVGGSSWQAQYVLPAVQNVYQAIRAQGLHDQIKVTTVIDTTLIGNSFPPSQGSFRGDVRSYLDPIIGYLLYAGAPLLVNIYPYFSYSGNPRDISLPYALFTSPNVMVWDGQYGYQNLFDAILDSVHAAIDNTRIGYVEVVVSESGWPSDGGFGATYDNARVYLENLVRRSSRGSPRRPSKPTETYIFALFDENNKSPEIEKHFGLFNPNKQKKYPFGFGTKRNEKVVIDDFNATISLKSDM; encoded by the exons ATGCCTTCTCTCTTCGCTAGAAACCAGAGGTTCTCATTGGCTACTTTCCTGCTTCTGTTGGAACTATTGATAGGATACCTTCGCATGGCAG ATGCTCAAATTGGTGTTTGTTATGGTATGATGGGCAACAATCTACCACCGGCAAATGAAGTGATAGATCTTTACAGATCAAATAACATAAGGAGAATGAGACTATATGATCCTAATGAAGCCGCTTTACAAGCACTTAGAAATTCTGGCATTGAACTCATTCTTGGGGTGCCCAACTCAGACCTTCAAGGCCTTGCCACCAACGTTGACACTGCTCGTCAATGGGTGCAAAGAAATGTGTTGAACTTCTGGCCTAGTGTCAAAATCAAGTACGTAGCAGTTGGCAATGAAGTGAATCCAGTTGGAGGATCCTCTTGGCAAGCTCAATATGTTTTACCTGCCGTCCAAAACGTGTACCAAGCTATAAGGGCTCAAGGCCTTCATGATCAAATCAAGGTTACAACAGTTATTGACACGACCCTAATAGGAAACTCCTTCCCTCCATCACAAGGCTCCTTTAGGGGTGATGTGAGATCATACCTAGACCCCATAATTGGATACTTATTATATGCTGGGGCTCCTTTATTAGTCAATATTTACCCTTATTTTAGTTACTCTGGTAATCCCCGTGACATATCACTTCCCTATGCCCTTTTCACCTCACCAAATGTTATGGTATGGGATGGTCAATATGGGTACCAAAATTTGTTTGATGCTATATTGGATTCGGTGCATGCTGCCATTGATAACACAAGGATTGGTTATGTGGAGGTTGTTGTATCTGAGAGTGGCTGGCCCTCAGATGGAGGGTTTGGTGCCACTTATGACAACGCACGTGTGTATTTAGAAAATTTGGTTCGTCGTTCTAGTAGAGGTAGCCCACGACGGCCTTCAAAGCCCACAGAGACTTATATATTTGCCTTGTTTGATGAGAATAACAAGAGTCCAGAGATAGAGAAACATTTTGGGTTGTTCAATCCCAACAAACAAAAGAAGTACCCATTTGGATTTGGTACAAAAAGGAATGAGAAAGTTGTTATTGATGACTTCAATGCAACAATTTCCCTCAAGAGTGACATGTAA
- the LOC114366827 gene encoding glucan endo-1,3-beta-glucosidase, basic isoform isoform X1, giving the protein MASLFARTKRFSWTTLLLLLELFTIVLHTADAQIGVCYGMMGNNLPPANEVIDLYRSNNIRRMRLYDPNEAALQALRNSGIELILGVPNSDLQGLATNVDTARQWVQRNVLNFWPSVKIKYVAVGNEVNPVGGSSWQAQYVLPAVQNVYQAIRAQGLHDQIKVTTVIDTTLIGNSFPPSQGSFRGDVRSYLDPIIGYLLYAGAPLLVNIYPYFSYSGNPRDISLPYALFTSPNVMVWDGQYGYQNLFDAILDSVHAAIDNTRIGYVEVVVSESGWPSDGGFGATYDNARVYLENLVRRSSRGSPRRPSKPTETYIFALFDENNKSPEIEKHFGLFNPNKQKKYPFGFGTKRNEKVVIDDFNATISLKSDM; this is encoded by the exons ATGGCTTCTCTCTTCGCGAGAACCAAGAGGTTCTCATGGACTACTCTTCTGCTTCTTCTGGAGCTATTCACAATAGTCCTTCACACGGCAG ATGCTCAAATTGGTGTTTGTTATGGTATGATGGGCAACAATCTACCACCGGCAAATGAAGTGATAGATCTTTACAGATCAAATAACATAAGGAGAATGAGACTATATGATCCTAATGAAGCCGCTTTACAAGCACTTAGAAATTCTGGCATTGAACTCATTCTTGGGGTGCCCAACTCAGACCTTCAAGGCCTTGCCACCAACGTTGACACTGCTCGTCAATGGGTGCAAAGAAATGTGTTGAACTTCTGGCCTAGTGTCAAAATCAAGTACGTAGCAGTTGGCAATGAAGTGAATCCAGTTGGAGGATCCTCTTGGCAAGCTCAATATGTTTTACCTGCCGTCCAAAACGTGTACCAAGCTATAAGGGCTCAAGGCCTTCATGATCAAATCAAGGTTACAACAGTTATTGACACGACCCTAATAGGAAACTCCTTCCCTCCATCACAAGGCTCCTTTAGGGGTGATGTGAGATCATACCTAGACCCCATAATTGGATACTTATTATATGCTGGGGCTCCTTTATTAGTCAATATTTACCCTTATTTTAGTTACTCTGGTAATCCCCGTGACATATCACTTCCCTATGCCCTTTTCACCTCACCAAATGTTATGGTATGGGATGGTCAATATGGGTACCAAAATTTGTTTGATGCTATATTGGATTCGGTGCATGCTGCCATTGATAACACAAGGATTGGTTATGTGGAGGTTGTTGTATCTGAGAGTGGCTGGCCCTCAGATGGAGGGTTTGGTGCCACTTATGACAACGCACGTGTGTATTTAGAAAATTTGGTTCGTCGTTCTAGTAGAGGTAGCCCACGACGGCCTTCAAAGCCCACAGAGACTTATATATTTGCCTTGTTTGATGAGAATAACAAGAGTCCAGAGATAGAGAAACATTTTGGGTTGTTCAATCCCAACAAACAAAAGAAGTACCCATTTGGATTTGGTACAAAAAGGAATGAGAAAGTTGTTATTGATGACTTCAATGCAACAATTTCCCTCAAGAGTGACATGTAA